GGATTCTTCAGTTGTGTAGTATTTGAGGCAAGTCGAGCATCCTGAGGGCCTGGAGTTCCTGAATCTGCCAATTGTGGTTTAATAAAGAACTCTGGAAGGAACTTTTCTCAGATGTTCCTTCTCCATGTTAACATTGTCTTTCTAGCTGGGTAACTGTGTGTAGGGGGGAGGGGATGCTTAACTGACATTTCAGACATGACATATCCTAAAGTGCTATGTTAACAGGTAAGGCCTCTTATAGATTGACTTGAAGTTTGGCCAGGTTTCCTTTATTACCTTGTTTTTCAGATAGGACTGAGGCTTTCAGTGCATACTGGCAACCTTGGAAGGCAGGAATGTGAAACTTTTCCCTCCTACTTAGCATCAGAATTGAATGGGAGACCCCATTCTGCCATTTCTGGTGGCAGTGTGGCTTTGCCAGCTGGCTTTGTGCACGGTAATTCAGAGGCAGCACCTTGGTTTGGTGGTTGTATTCACCAAAGCATGTGTGTTTGGTGTGTCTCCACCCAGGGCCCCATTTTGTTCTTCCTGTGCTTCTCTCAGGATCCCCTCGCCACGGTGAGAGAGCAATGCGAGCAGCTGGAGAAATGTGTCAAGGCCCGGGAGCGACTAGAGCTCTGTGACGAACGTGTGTCCTCCCGGTCACAGACAGAAGAGGACTGCACGGAGGAGCTCTTTGACTTTCTGCACGCAAGGGACCATTGTGTAAGTCAACATGAAGTTGGGAAGGGGAGAGCTTGTAGCAGCCAGGAAACACATACTGTGGACCAACTTTCTGTGCGAGGGGCAGCTCTGTCAGCCACTGTGTGTCAGGTACAGTGTGGAACATGTTATATGACTCATCTGACTCATTGGAGATAGGtgtcattttccttattttacaGACAAAAGCAGTGTAAGAACAAAAATGACATTCCAGTGTACTACCAAACAGCGGGGAAGCTAGCTTTTGTACTTTTAcagattttaagatattttgtaTTCTCCAGTGTGGCTTATATATGGCAACTGATCCAAAAAGTgtcttgtttgcttgcttgtttaa
This window of the Ochotona princeps isolate mOchPri1 chromosome 2, mOchPri1.hap1, whole genome shotgun sequence genome carries:
- the LOC101525568 gene encoding cytochrome b-c1 complex subunit 6, mitochondrial: MGLEDERKMLTGAGDPKEEEEEEEELVDPLATVREQCEQLEKCVKARERLELCDERVSSRSQTEEDCTEELFDFLHARDHCVAHKLFNSLK